In the genome of Raphanus sativus cultivar WK10039 chromosome 4, ASM80110v3, whole genome shotgun sequence, one region contains:
- the LOC108816178 gene encoding peroxidase 64 → MNVNFLNLLLTVILAVSFDTEALSPHYYDHTCPKADQIVTNAVKKAMANDKTVPAALLRMHFHDCFVRGCDASVLLDSKGKNKAEKDGPPNISLHAFYVIDNAKKALEEQCPGVVSCADIVSLAARDAVALSGGPTWKVPKGRKDGRVSKAIETRQLPAPTFNISQLRQSFGQRGLSMHDLVVLSGGHTLGFAHCSSFQNRIHNFNTQKQVDPTLNPSFAASLKGICPAHNKAKNAGATMDASTTVFDNMYYKMLMQGKSLFSSDQALLTIPSTKKLVAKYASSMEEYERAFVKSMIKMSSISGNGNEVRLDCRRVR, encoded by the exons ATGAATGTAAATTTTCTCAATCTCCTTCTCACAGTCATCTTAGCGGTTTCTTTCGACACTGAAGCGCTTAGTCCTCACTACTACGACCATACATGTCCAAAAGCCGACCAAATCGTCACCAATGCAGTCAAGAAAGCCATGGCAAATGACAAAACTGTCCCTGCCGCGCTCTTGAGGATGCATTTCCACGATTGCTTTGTCAGG GGATGTGATGCGTCAGTGCTATTGGACTCGAAGGGAAAGAACAAAGCAGAGAAAGATGGGCCTCCAAACATCTCACTCCATGCATTTTATGTCATTGACAATGCAAAGAAGGCATTAGAAGAGCAATGTCCTGGTGTCGTCTCGTGTGCCGATATCGTTTCACTCGCTGCAAGAGATGCTGTCGCTCTC TCAGGAGGGCCTACATGGAAAGTGCCAAAAGGGAGAAAAGATGGAAGAGTATCAAAGGCAATAGAAACAAGACAACTACCAGCTCCTACTTTCAACATCTCTCAGCTGCGGCAAAGTTTTGGCCAAAGAGGCCTTTCTATGCACGATCTTGTTGTTCTCTCTG GAGGACACACACTAGGATTCGCCCATTGCTCATCATTCCAGAATAGGATTCACAACTTCAACACACAAAAACAGGTTGACCCAACACTAAACCCATCATTCGCAGCCAGCTTGAAAGGAATTTGCCCAGCCCATAACAAGGCTAAGAACGCTGGAGCGACTATGGATGCAAGCACAACAGTATTCGACAATATGTATTACAAGATGCTTATGCAAGGTAAATCGCTCTTTTCATCCGACCAAGCACTTCTCACAATACCATCTACAAAGAAACTTGTGGCCAAGTACGCAAGTTCCATGGAAGAGTACGAGAGGGCTTTTGTAAAAtccatgatcaagatgagtagTATCAGCGGGAATGGTAATGAGGTCAGGCTTGATTGCAGGAGGGTCCGTTAG